The Streptomyces capitiformicae genome contains the following window.
CAGGCGGCGGATGTTGAAGGGCGCCACCCTCATCGCGATCCCTTACGCCTTGCTGCCGAGCCCTCGGGCCGGTGCTCAGTCCGCGGCCATCGACTACACGCACGCCGGATGGGAGCCGGCGAGCCCCGCCAGCTACACCGCGGCCGAGCGTCCGACGAGCCACTCGGTCGACCTGGTGATCATCCATGTGACGCAGACGACGTACAGGAACACCTTGCCCGTCTTCTGGAACCCGGCGAAGCAGGTCTCCGCGCACTACGTCCTCCGGTCGGCCGACGGGCGGGTCACCCAGTGCGTCCGTGAGCGCGACATCGCCTGGCACGCGGGCAACTGGGACTACAACGCGCGCAGCATCGGCATCGAGCACGAGGGCTGGGTGGACCGGCCCGAGTACTTCACCGGTGCCATGTACGAACAGTCGGCGGCGCTCACCGCGGCGATCTGCGAGAAATACGGCATACCCAAGGACCGTGCCCACATCATCGGTCACCACGAGGTGCCGGGCACCGACCACACCGACCCCGGGCCGCACTGGGACTGGGCGCGCTACATACGTCTGGTCAACGCCGTCTGAGGCGGGGAGCGGGACGGCGGACACCAGTGGTGCGGCCGAACAACGCGGGCGATGTCGCGCGGCTTGTCGGGGCAAGGGTCCGGCGGTGACGATGGTCCTTGCCGCGGATACCTTGCGAAGGTCTCGCGGATGTCTGTCGGGAGGCCGAGTTGACCGATCCATGGGTGGCTCTGGAGCCGGGAGCCGACCCCGTCGAGCGGGTGCGGGTGCTGCGCCGTGCCCATGAGGCGTTCACCGAGGGCGGCGCGGTGGCGCGGCCGGTCCGTTCCGTGGTGGCCGACTCGTGGCGGCGTTCGGCCAAGGCCGGCGTGGGGCCGGAGGGCACCGCGCTTGTGGAGCTGACGGACGGCGACCTCGGTGCCTATCGCGCGGAGCATCCGCTGGCCAGGGTGATGCCGTTGGTCCGCGAGTTGCTGGGCACGTTCGCGGCGGACGGCGAGCATCTGCTGGCCGTGTGCGACGCACAGGGCAGGCTGCTGTGGGTGGAGGGTGATCCGGCGACCAGACGGCGGGCGGACCGGATGAACTTCGTGCCGGGAGCGCGCTGGGCGGAGTCCGCCGTCGGCACGAACGCGCCGGGGACCGCGGTCGCCGTCGACCGGCCCGTGCAGGTGTTCGCGGCCGAGCACTTCATACGGCGGGTGCAGCCCTGGACGTGCGCGGCGGCGCCGGTGCACGATCCGCGCACCGGGCGGGTGCTCGGCGCGGTCGACATCACCGGCGGCGACGGACTGGCGCATCCGCACAGCCTCGGCTTCGTGCAAGCGGTGGCACGGGCCGCCGAGTCACAACTGGCGCTGCTCGAACCGCCGGGGAGCACGGCCGACGGGGTCGAGCTCACCGCCCTCGGCCGAGACGAGGCCCACTTTCTCGTCGGCGGGCGAAAGGTCAGGCTCAGTCGGCGGCACAGCGAGATCCTGGTGCTGCTGGCCCGGCACCCGGAGGGGCTGTCCGGCGACGAGTTGCTCTGCGCGCTGTACGAGGACGAGTCGGTGACGCCGGTGACACTGCGGGCAGAGCTGGCCCGGCTGCGCCGACGACTCGGGGCGGGTCTGCTGGGGTCGCGTCCGTACCGGCTCACGGTTCCGGTGGAGTCCGATGTCGCTGTGGTGGAGCGGAGGTTGGAGACGGGCGCGGTCATGTCGGCCGTGACGGCGTACGGGGGTCCGTTGCTGCCCGGTTCGCAGGCCCCGGCCGTCGTACGGCTGCGGCACCGGCTCGCAGACGGACTGCGCTCGGCGCTCATAGCCCGCCGCGATCCCGACCTCCTGGCGGACTGGGCCCACGCTCCCTGGGGCGAGGACGACCTCGACGTATGGCGGGCCCTGGCCGCCGTACGCCCGACGGCGGCCGTACGGGCGAGGCTGCGCGAACTGGAGGCGGAGCTGGCGGCACCGCCGGGGTGGGAGCGAGGTGGAGGAGGGCTGCGGCGAGTGTCGCTCGGCTCGCAGGGCCTCGGCGGATAGCTGAGCCCACGAGGCAAGGCGCCGCAACGTCGTTGCAACATTCGGGTTCCTAGCCTCCTCGCGAGAGCCGCCCAATGGCGGGTGGCGCTTCTTGGGAGGCAGGTATTCCATGACCCGTTTCGCAGCGCCCGGTACGGATGGCGCGGTCGTCTCCTATGAGGCGCGGTACGACCACTTCATCGGGGGTGAGTATGTGCCGCCGGCGCGGGGGCAGTACTTCGAGAACCCGAGTCCGGTGAACGGGTTGCCGTTCACCGAGGTGGCGCGGGGTACGAGCGAGGACGTGGAGCGGGCGTTG
Protein-coding sequences here:
- a CDS encoding N-acetylmuramoyl-L-alanine amidase encodes the protein MERDRSSPNRRRMLKGATLIAIPYALLPSPRAGAQSAAIDYTHAGWEPASPASYTAAERPTSHSVDLVIIHVTQTTYRNTLPVFWNPAKQVSAHYVLRSADGRVTQCVRERDIAWHAGNWDYNARSIGIEHEGWVDRPEYFTGAMYEQSAALTAAICEKYGIPKDRAHIIGHHEVPGTDHTDPGPHWDWARYIRLVNAV
- a CDS encoding helix-turn-helix domain-containing protein; protein product: MTDPWVALEPGADPVERVRVLRRAHEAFTEGGAVARPVRSVVADSWRRSAKAGVGPEGTALVELTDGDLGAYRAEHPLARVMPLVRELLGTFAADGEHLLAVCDAQGRLLWVEGDPATRRRADRMNFVPGARWAESAVGTNAPGTAVAVDRPVQVFAAEHFIRRVQPWTCAAAPVHDPRTGRVLGAVDITGGDGLAHPHSLGFVQAVARAAESQLALLEPPGSTADGVELTALGRDEAHFLVGGRKVRLSRRHSEILVLLARHPEGLSGDELLCALYEDESVTPVTLRAELARLRRRLGAGLLGSRPYRLTVPVESDVAVVERRLETGAVMSAVTAYGGPLLPGSQAPAVVRLRHRLADGLRSALIARRDPDLLADWAHAPWGEDDLDVWRALAAVRPTAAVRARLRELEAELAAPPGWERGGGGLRRVSLGSQGLGG